The Lycium ferocissimum isolate CSIRO_LF1 chromosome 10, AGI_CSIRO_Lferr_CH_V1, whole genome shotgun sequence genome window below encodes:
- the LOC132033818 gene encoding uncharacterized protein LOC132033818 isoform X7 has translation MFNLFRCKYLMMKSAPKLHTKYWLEQSRPGRCAFLTLRHPIVKWAQKSDKLFITVELPDAKNAKLKLEPEGKFFFSATAGADNVPYEVDLDLFDKINVDESKTSSTSRHIMYLVKKAEDKWWSRLIKQEGLRPVCLKVDWDKWVDEDEQDSKPGMDMDFRDMDFSKLNMGGGPSNFDADVPEREDDSDTEEIEDRHPTVKWAQRSDKLFITVELPDAKNVKLKLEPKGKFFFSATAGADNVPYEVDLDLFDKINVDESKTNSTSRHIVCLVKKAEDKWWSRLIKQEGLRPVFLKVDWDKWVDEDEQDSNDEQDSNRKSRMDMDFGDMDFSKLNMGGGPSDFDTDVPEGEDDSDTLDIFEL, from the exons ATGTTTAACTTGTTTCGTTGTAAATATCTGATGATGAAGTCGGCGCCCAAATTACACACAAAATACTGGCTGGAACAAAGCAGGCCAGGAAGATGCGCTTTCCTAACCCT TCGACATCCTATCGTCAAGTGGGCCCAGAAGTCTGACAAGTTGTTCATCACGGTGGAGTTGCCGGATGCCAAGAATGCGAAGCTGAAACTGGAACCAGAAGGAAAATTCTTCTTTTCTGCAACTGCAGGAGCTGATAATGTACCATACGAAGTGGACCTCGATCTCTTTGATAAAATTAATGTCGAT GAGAGCAAAACTAGTAGTACTTCTAGACATATCATGTATCTGGTGAAGAAGGCAGAAGACAAGTGGTGGAGCAGACTGATAAAACAGGAAGGTCTACGTCCAGTGTGTTTGAAAGTTGACTGGGACAAATgggttgatgaagatgaacaGGACAGTAAGC CTGGGATGGATATGGATTTTAGGGACATGGACTTTTCA AAACTCAACATGGGTGGAGGTCCTAGCAATTTTGATGCCGATGTGCCTGAGA GAGAGGATGACAGTGACACCGAAGAAATTGAGGA CCGACATCCTACTGTCAAATGGGCCCAGAGGTCTGACAAGTTGTTTATCACGGTGGAATTGCCGGATGCCAAGAATGTGAAGCTGAAACTGGAACCAAAAGGAAAATTCTTCTTTTCTGCAACTGCTGGAGCTGATAATGTACCATACGAAGTGGATCTCGATCTCTTTGATAAAATTAATGTTGAT GAGAGCAAAACTAATAGTACTTCTAGACATATCGTGTGTCTGGTGAAGAAGGCAGAAGACAAATGGTGGAGCAGACTGATAAAGCAGGAAGGTCTACGTCCAGTGTTTTTGAAAGTTGACTGGGACAAATgggttgatgaagatgaacaGGACAGTAACGATGAACAGGACAGTAACCGTAAGT CTAGGATGGATATGGATTTTGGGGACATGGACTTTTCG AAACTCAACATGGGTGGAGGTCCTAGCGATTTTGATACCGATGTGCCTGAGG GAGAGGATGACAGTGACACATTAGATATATTTGAGCTGTAG
- the LOC132033818 gene encoding uncharacterized protein LOC132033818 isoform X5 — translation MFNLFRCKYLMMKSAPKLHTKYWLEQSRPGRCAFLTLRHPIVKWAQKSDKLFITVELPDAKNAKLKLEPEGKFFFSATAGADNVPYEVDLDLFDKINVDESKTSSTSRHIMYLVKKAEDKWWSRLIKQEGLRPVCLKVDWDKWVDEDEQDSKPGMDMDFRDMDFSKLNMGGGPSNFDADVPEREDDSDTEEIEDRHPTVKWAQRSDKLFITVELPDAKNVKLKLEPKGKFFFSATAGADNVPYEVDLDLFDKINVDESKTNSTSRHIVCLVKKAEDKWWSRLIKQEGLRPVFLKVDWDKWVDEDEQDSNDEQDSNRKSRMDMDFGDMDFSKLNMGGGPSDFDTDVPEGGEDDSDTELDIFEL, via the exons ATGTTTAACTTGTTTCGTTGTAAATATCTGATGATGAAGTCGGCGCCCAAATTACACACAAAATACTGGCTGGAACAAAGCAGGCCAGGAAGATGCGCTTTCCTAACCCT TCGACATCCTATCGTCAAGTGGGCCCAGAAGTCTGACAAGTTGTTCATCACGGTGGAGTTGCCGGATGCCAAGAATGCGAAGCTGAAACTGGAACCAGAAGGAAAATTCTTCTTTTCTGCAACTGCAGGAGCTGATAATGTACCATACGAAGTGGACCTCGATCTCTTTGATAAAATTAATGTCGAT GAGAGCAAAACTAGTAGTACTTCTAGACATATCATGTATCTGGTGAAGAAGGCAGAAGACAAGTGGTGGAGCAGACTGATAAAACAGGAAGGTCTACGTCCAGTGTGTTTGAAAGTTGACTGGGACAAATgggttgatgaagatgaacaGGACAGTAAGC CTGGGATGGATATGGATTTTAGGGACATGGACTTTTCA AAACTCAACATGGGTGGAGGTCCTAGCAATTTTGATGCCGATGTGCCTGAGA GAGAGGATGACAGTGACACCGAAGAAATTGAGGA CCGACATCCTACTGTCAAATGGGCCCAGAGGTCTGACAAGTTGTTTATCACGGTGGAATTGCCGGATGCCAAGAATGTGAAGCTGAAACTGGAACCAAAAGGAAAATTCTTCTTTTCTGCAACTGCTGGAGCTGATAATGTACCATACGAAGTGGATCTCGATCTCTTTGATAAAATTAATGTTGAT GAGAGCAAAACTAATAGTACTTCTAGACATATCGTGTGTCTGGTGAAGAAGGCAGAAGACAAATGGTGGAGCAGACTGATAAAGCAGGAAGGTCTACGTCCAGTGTTTTTGAAAGTTGACTGGGACAAATgggttgatgaagatgaacaGGACAGTAACGATGAACAGGACAGTAACCGTAAGT CTAGGATGGATATGGATTTTGGGGACATGGACTTTTCG AAACTCAACATGGGTGGAGGTCCTAGCGATTTTGATACCGATGTGCCTGAGGGTG GAGAGGATGACAGTGACACAGA ATTAGATATATTTGAGCTGTAG